CCGGGATCCAGAGATGCACTCGACGCAGAAAGGCGGCAACTGGTACTTCGGAATGAAATCCCACATTGGCGTCGACGCAGACTCCGGACTGGTTCATACAGTCATTGGAACGGCGGCCAATGTGCACGACATCACCGTTGGCCACGCGTTACTGCATGGCAAGGAGACGGATGTCTACGCCGACGCCGGGTATCAGGGAATCGAAAAGCATTGTGAGGCAGACGCAGCTCATTGGCATGTTGCGATGAGACCGGGCAAGCGCAGACTACTGGACCTGACTGATCCTCTGGACGCGATACACGATCAGATCGAACGGCTCAAGGCCGGCATCCGTGAAGGTTGAGCACCCGTTTCGCGTCATCAAGCGGCAGTTCTGCTATGCAAAGACCCGCTATCGTGGTTTGATGAAAAATACTGCCCAGATCACGACGTTGTTCGCTTTGAGCAATTTGTGGATGGCGCGCAGAGCTTTGCGAAACGCTTAAGATCGGTCGGTGTGGCCATGTGTTTCACCGGCACAGCCCTGACAGGTGACCGTACCGGGCGATTTCCGCACAAGGAATGTCGTCGCCGTTCAGACCGCGATCAGTTTGAAAGATCACCGCTACGAAAACGACTTCTGCAGACCTTCTTAAACTAATTTTGTGACGCGAATCGATGATCCGGTAATAAGGTATGGCCTCTTTTGGGCTGGACAGGCCGCGGTACCATTGCTGCTGCCGCTTCAACCGCGGCGCAGGAGGTTACTGCGTTCTGTAGCCGTGTAGTTGCTGAAATGGCCTTCGCGCGCGGCCTGACGGCGCGCCGCCGCGATGGTCGCTTTGCTGCGGGGGATGCTCCTTATCTGATTCGTCAAGTACAGGCGCGGATTTTGGTTGGTAGGGGGTGCCGTCGCGAAGCATGGCGAACAGCACGTAGCAGGGTCGTCGGGCGAGAGCGATGAGCGCCTGATTGTGGCGCTTACACTGCTGGAACTTGCGCGCGTAATAGTCCCTTGAGATTGGGTTATGCGGGAAGCAAAGGCCGAAAGACGGAGCGCTCTCTTGAGCACCTTGTTACCGTGTCGGGACTGATGTTCGCCCCGAATGGATGAACTCGAGCGTCGGGTGACCGGGGCAAGGCCGGCATAGGCAGCCAGATGTGCGGCTGAGGCGAACGCTTTGTGCGCGACTCCAGTGAGGAGTCTGGCGGCGATCCTGACGCCGACTCCCGGCATGCTGGTCAGGGCCGGCCAAAGAGGGGTGTGCCTGCACTAGGCGTTCAACTTCGCTGGCAACTCCTCGCGTTGCTTCCGCAAGGACGCGAGCTGCTGGGGCGCGACGCGACATGACGGATGGTTGCTGCCTGAGTACCGGGCACGATCACCGCCTGTTCGCTGAGCGCTCGGACGATTTTGGCAGCCAGGCTCTTCCCCATGCGAGGTGCGAGTTTGGTGAGGCGGTTGGCGAGTGTTTTCTCGCTAGCTGAGCCGAGCTCGGCGGGTGACGGGTATCGCTCAAGCAGATCGAGCACCGCCGGATGGTCGAGGTGCGGTCCCGGAACCCGTTCCAACGCCGGATGGATCGGGGTGAGCAGGCCGCGAATGCGGTTGCCGTTCTGCGTGATCTGTGCCGCGAGACCGTCGTCGAAGCCATACAGCATGGTGAGTTCGGCGAGCGGTTCGTCAGCCAGTCGAAGTGAGCGCAGCGTACGGAATTGAGCGCGCGGCTTAAGCAATGATTGCGGCATCGCGGGCATCGGTCTTGGCTTCACCAGTGCGCAGGTCCGCGATGCGGCGCATAGCCAGACCCGACCCTGTAGATATGCGACCAGGACACCTTCATCGCGGGCGACTGCCACGGGCAACGTCGACGATGGTGACGGGCTGATCGACGACGAACAGGAGTTGGCCGTGCCTCTTGAGTTCGGTGATGAGGGCGCGCAGCTTGGCCTTATCGCGTTGGGTAATGCCTTGTTGTACAGGCGCTTTCCAGTCCGATCGAGGGCGACGGCGTGATGGTGGCCTTTGCCGGCATCGACGCCGACGCATACGTCGACTTAGCTATGTTGTTGGTTTTCTTGCATCGAAGGCTTTGCAGGCTGAACGGTTTGGCCTGCAACATCGGTGGCAAGTCTCGGCATCCATGTTACGGACGGCCTCAAGATATCGTGGCCGAGCCCCATTAGCGATCACCAGCCACCCAACAGGCCCAGTGACAACACCCCGAGGATCATGACTGCGACTGGGGGCGAGAATCGTTCCGGGCCTAGTTGGCCAAATCCTCGATTGTCGAGGAGTGGAGATAGTAACCGGGGCGCACGGCGCACTGACCTGTTTATCCAGCGCGGTACTGCGACAGCGCGGGCAAAGACGCGTCGTGCCAGCACGCAAGACAGCGTCAAGCAGCACGGCCAATCGCAGGCATTGTCGTCGGTTGCGATGTCGTCGCGTGTGGCGACGTCGTCGACGACGGAGGATGGCAGATGTTCCATGATGCGTCTCCAGAAGACGCGGGCCACGTGCCCCAGAACGGGGTGCAGCTCGGACGGATTGGGAAAATGAGAGGGGGACCCTTATGACTTCGGGGCGGACAGCTCAACGCAGGCGGGTTAGTCGATCACGAGCGCACCGCTGCGGACGAAGCTGGAGATCGCTTCAGTGAACGAATCGGGCAGCGTGATCCGGAATGCTTCGAGCCGTCCGACGGGTGGGTAGGATATCTCGTCGAGCCTGCTGACCAGTCGGTCACCGAGTTCGGTGAAGACCAACATGCCCCAGTGCAGCAGCAGCGGTATTGGACTGGACTGTCGACCAGCGACCTACGCGTGCTTTTAGCGCCGCCTCGTCGTGCCGAGATCATGTTGCAGCCGAAGCGTTGTCCCGTCGCGCGCACCACTGGCGCCCTTTGAGTGCGAAGCTCATGCCGCTGACGTGATCACTACGCAAACCCATTTCGACGTCCCGGTAGATCGTCGTCCTCTCCCGCATCGCCTCTTTCGCGATCTGCGAATCGCCTTCGTTCAGCCAGCGCGCGATGCTCGCATCGCTTCTCTCATAGGCTTGCCGTGCCGGTTTCTAGGACTCATACCCCACGCCTTCAGGTACCGACCGACCGTCCACGCAGACACCTTGATGCCATACTCGCGCTCGATGAGCTGCGCCACCAATTCGCGGGTCCATAGGTAGAACGGCAACATCAGCTGATCCGGCATTCGTTTTCGATGATCAGCGTGCGGACTCTCACGGCCTGCCGGTGATCCAGCCGGCCACTTCCCGGCAGACGGCCAAGCTTGCCCGGCCTGAGCGATCTCAATTCGCCGTCTCGCGAGCGCGGGGGTGTGCATAATGTTTGCTTCCTCTCGGTATCGACAAATCAGCGGCCAGCGCCGGCCCCGTTAAGCAGGGTTAGCGGTTCTCAAGAGACGTTCCGAACCGTGCGTGGGATTGCACGCGGCGGTCGGCTACGCTTCGCCGTGCGATGTGAAGTATGTACGGTTGGCGACAACCGCCTTTACCAGTGCAGTACTGCCAATTTTACGGCAACGGGTGCAGAAACTTGGTCACGCTGTAGCAGGCGACCGTTCTAATTCTCGCTCCGAGGAGTCTTTTATGGCACTCATTGCAAAAACAAAGCTGTTAAGTGCTGGCGCCGTGGACAAGGCATCAGCAGTCCGTTATCAGATGTCGGAAATCCACCCGACGTTGCGTGATCGGATTTGCAATCTGTATTATCCCCCTGGCGCCGTACTAGGAGAGACTGCACTTGCGGACGAATTCCAGGTCAGTCGCACTCCGATCCGGAAAAGTCTTCAGAGGCTCGAGTACGAAGGCCTCGTGGAAATAAGGAATGGCGTTGGTACAATAGTCAGGGGCGGTGATCTCCGAGAATGCCGTGACACCTACGCATTCTGGCTAAAATTGAGCGAAATGCTTGGTGACTTCTGTTCTCCAGCACACGCTCCCAAAGCGCTTGAGCGAATGCAAGGACTGGCCCTCAGAGCGAGGACGCTGCAACGCAAGCCGCCGAATTTCGAAGCATTCTGGGAGATCCTCCATGAGTTGCATTCCGTAATCAACGGTCTGATAACGAACGGAGAGGTTCGCCAAACGCATGACCGCTGTTACTTGCAAGTATCGCGCTTTCGGCTCAATATTGTGGAACTTTTATGGGACGACGAGGTTAAAAACCTCAACGGAGAGCTAGAGGAATGTTGCTTGGCGCTGCGCGCTGGGGACATGCGCGCTCTTGGACTAGTACAACGGAACTACATTTCGTTCGATCTCGCACATATCGCTCGTTTGATCTCATAGTTTGCCGGACAGGTCGTGCAGTTTGATCGGTACCGTGATGCAGTAGTTCGAAAGTGTTCAAATTTTCTTGCGCAAAGTGTACGAACGCATAGCACGTTGCATTCTGGTCTCGTTCTGGAACGGTATTGGTAAAATCGATGCTTGCGGAGGATTGCGAACTGGCTCGTGGCGGTCTTCCGTTCACGGCCTGAACGCTGCCGACACGAGCAGCACAGCCTCGGCGATCGATCAGTTCCTTCGGGACCGACGGCAGCGCTGGCGGGGCCGTAGAATCCGGACTCGGTTTGCGAAGCATGGGATGCTCCTTTGATCCTATGCCTTGAATACAGAAATCGAGAGCGGCTCACAGAACCTAACAAGAACACGGTGTTCTTGATTCTTTGGAGTCACTTGGTGAGGCTTTTGTTGATCTCATGATTTCGCTTGCGGAACAACAGATTCGTCGCTGCGAATAATCGTGCCTAGGTCATGACGCAAATACTCTTCACGACTCTTGGGGGATATCCCTCGTTTCAATAATTGGAAGGAAAGGTATTCTTCCCACGAGAAGGCATCGAGTCCGAGGTGATAATTACTGTAATGTGTCGCTGGTCCTTTGCGTGTGTAAGAACAATCCATTGATGCCCCAGCGGGTGCGGAGCATCGATGAGAACGAGGTCTAACCCGCATTGCTCGGCGAGCGAATGAAGAGTTGAAGCCTTGTAATACTGAATCTCTGGATACGACCAGTCTGTGCTGATGCTGTCTGAATCTCCCGCCAGAAAAGCCGCCACAAATATACCATTGGTTCGCAGACTCCGCGATACTGATGTGAGGCACGTTTTAAGTTGCGTCTTGCTCGCATGCATAAATATCCCAGCGGCAATTATGTAGTCAAACTGACAATTGAACTGGGAGGCGTTTAAATCTGCGTTAAATGAAAACTGAGGCCGCTTTAGACTGATGAGTGCGGAACCAACTTCCGCCTCGATGCCTTGCCGAAGACACCATTCTTCCGGCTCGATGCCGAAATAGCGGTCGGGATTGAGATATATCAAAGGAAACCTGCCTCCTCGAAGCGACCCACACCCGATATCCAATAAAAAGTGATCTTCTCTCAATCCTAGCAGAGCAATGTAACAAACTGCACGGCACCCAAGCGATCGTAATAGTCAGGCGGACCCACTCAAGCGCGGTGATTCCTGTCCCCCATTACTTGGTCTTTTCCTAAGCACGTAGTACTCCTTAGAGAAATATCCCGCAAGCATTTACGCCTATCATTTTCGGCCTGCAGCCAAACGAGCCGATTCGCTATCAGCGTGAGGAACATCTGATCATACGCGCGAGCGATAGCCGTCCCGCTGCGAGACTGTTACAGCCGCTTGGAGCCACTCCAAACGTCACGCATGACGCCAGCGAGCACGCAAGAGCAGTGCCAACGCGCAGACGGGCAGGCGTGTCATGTCCCGGCAATGTGGAGGTTGTCGAGGATATGCCCAGCTTGCTATGCCAGTGTTCGAAAGCCGACAAAGCTACCGTCGCGAGGGGCTTGCCAGAAATCTCTCTGCGGCGGTCGCTGAGAAGGATGTCAATTACCGATGCTTTGCATGCGTTGCCCCGCCCACCGCATCCGGATGTCCAGCTCGTGTTGTGAGAGAAGGGGTAGAGGAGCGGGTGTCGCAGTAAGGAGCGGCGGTAAGATTTGCTTCTCACATTGTTGCGAGCCTTGTCCACCGCGCGGTGTTCCCACTCGGCGCCCACTTTGACGTACGTCTCGTCCATGCGCCAACTGGTACCGACCGGACGTTTGCGTCGGCGAAACGCCTTCTCGAATAACGCACAAGCTTGATGATCCCAGCGGTGCACCGTCGAATGGCTCACCTCAACACCTCGTTCGGCCATCATTTCTTCGAGGCTGCGCAGACTCAGCAAGGAGGTTAGGTGCCACCGCACGCACAACAATTTCACATCCACCGGGTAATGCTTCCGTTTCGGAACCGTGTCAATGCTGGGGCAGCCTCTTCTTCGTTTTCGCCATTGTTGGGCCGTCAACAATGTGGGGAGCGATCTTACCGCCGCCCCTTACTGCGACACTACCGTTCTGCGTTCCAATGTTCAGGTCCGGCAACTTGCCCTCGAACATACGGGGCACGACGCTTGCGATGGAGTGCGCTTCTCATAAAGGTACGTTAGCGTAGTCCTTCCGAAGTCGCGAAAGTTCTGTCTGAATTGCTTGATGGTAGGGGCGCCAGTACGTCTGAACCCGCCGTTCTTTCCCGCCGCATCGGGAAGGTAGCCGTCACGATCTACCGGCTCGCCACGAAAGGTTACGTCGGGGCACAATCCCGTCGTGGTCCGTCTTGGATAGAGGCTCTCGTCCGAAGACGGGCGATTCAGATCGACCACATAACGTGAAACGCGCGCGCCGAGGACCATCGCACCCAAATCGAGTGCAAAGGCGTAAAGACGATCCAGACGCCAATCGGGTATCGCCGACTGTCAACGCCGCATCCGTGTACTGGTTTCGAAGGGCGTCGGGGATGTAAGTGCCGAGATGCAGAATAGAGATGAGAAGCGGGGCGTTTCCGCGCGTCAACGTGTAGAAGTCGTTCACGAAACTTTTCTAGTTCGTCAGTTTCGGGAGCAATGCGTCTGCCGGTAGCTGGGGCAAACTGCGGGTGAGCGCGGGGCAGATAAGCTGATCCAACACCCGACCGGTAAGCGAAGAGATATGCTCCACGAACTCAATCCACTCCCCCTGTCTGTGCAGGATCAAAAAATCGCGTCTACTGAGCCGTCCTGTCGGGAGCGGAAAAACAGCGATCTCGTTGAGATAATGTCTTGCCTGCCATAGACAAAGCGGCGTTGAGATCGCAAAACCAAGATTTGCGCTGACCAGACTAAGCATCGGATCGGTGGCGTCGAATTCGTATCGACGCGGACTGTTGATCCCCAGATGTCGTGCCAGGCGTTCGATCTGCTGCCCAATCACCGATCGCGCCGTATACCGTATCAACGGCAGTTCAGCAGCTAATTGCCGCCAATGTGAATCTTTTGGAGCGCGCCCATCAAGCCAGCGGCGAGATGCCACAGCCAGAAACGCCTCCGAGAGAAGAGGGAGCTCGATAATGCGGTGGTCGTTGATTACCGTATGCGTGCACACCACAACGTCGACTTCCCCATTGTGTACCTGCCCGGAAAGTGCAGGCGTGAGCCCGGACCACATCTCGATCTGGCGAGTTGAGCTGGACATCGCGCGGATGATTTCCGGCCCGACGGTCGCGGCGAACGAATCGACGCATCCGAGGCGCACAGGCAGAGCACCGGCTAGCGACGCATCCCTGATCCGGCCGCTGACCGTGTGCGCATGCTGGAGCAGCGGACCGGCAAGTTCGAGCAGGGCGCGTCCAGCCAGATTAGGACGCGGCGGACGGCTATCCCGGTCGAACAGATCCGTACCTTGCTCTCGCTCTAAAGCGGCGACGGATTGACTTACCGCGCTTTGGCTGACCTGAAGGCGCTTCGCGGCTGCCGTCATCGAGCCGGTCTCACAC
This is a stretch of genomic DNA from Paraburkholderia phymatum STM815. It encodes these proteins:
- a CDS encoding IS5 family transposase (programmed frameshift), which translates into the protein MSQLGLGLDLSTKRTRKREFLDEMRRVVPWSKLIALIEPHYPAGKTGRPPFPIATMLQIHFMQQWFGLSDPAMEEALYDVPLYREFAGLDGGMVRLPDESTILRFRHLLETHGLTAQMLALVNEILTEKGLMLKAGSAVDATLIAAPSSTKNGSGTRDPEMHSTQKGGNWYFGMKSHIGVDADSGLVHTVIGTAANVHDITVGHALLHGKETDVYADAGYQGIEKHCEADAAHWHVAMRPGKRRLLDLTDPLDAIHDQIERLKAGIREKVEHPFRVIKRQFCYAKTRYRGLMKNTAQITTLFALSNLWMARRALRNA
- a CDS encoding helix-turn-helix domain-containing protein is translated as MHTPALARRRIEIAQAGQAWPSAGKWPAGSPAGRESPHADHRKRMPDQLMLPFYLWTRELVAQLIEREYGIKVSAWTVGRYLKAWGMSPRNRHGKPMREAMRASRAG
- a CDS encoding GntR family transcriptional regulator, which translates into the protein MALIAKTKLLSAGAVDKASAVRYQMSEIHPTLRDRICNLYYPPGAVLGETALADEFQVSRTPIRKSLQRLEYEGLVEIRNGVGTIVRGGDLRECRDTYAFWLKLSEMLGDFCSPAHAPKALERMQGLALRARTLQRKPPNFEAFWEILHELHSVINGLITNGEVRQTHDRCYLQVSRFRLNIVELLWDDEVKNLNGELEECCLALRAGDMRALGLVQRNYISFDLAHIARLIS
- a CDS encoding class I SAM-dependent methyltransferase, yielding MIYLNPDRYFGIEPEEWCLRQGIEAEVGSALISLKRPQFSFNADLNASQFNCQFDYIIAAGIFMHASKTQLKTCLTSVSRSLRTNGIFVAAFLAGDSDSISTDWSYPEIQYYKASTLHSLAEQCGLDLVLIDAPHPLGHQWIVLTHAKDQRHITVIITSDSMPSRGKNTFPSNY
- a CDS encoding LysR family transcriptional regulator, which translates into the protein MKRTRSPIDLRALEAFVAVCETGSMTAAAKRLQVSQSAVSQSVAALEREQGTDLFDRDSRPPRPNLAGRALLELAGPLLQHAHTVSGRIRDASLAGALPVRLGCVDSFAATVGPEIIRAMSSSTRQIEMWSGLTPALSGQVHNGEVDVVVCTHTVINDHRIIELPLLSEAFLAVASRRWLDGRAPKDSHWRQLAAELPLIRYTARSVIGQQIERLARHLGINSPRRYEFDATDPMLSLVSANLGFAISTPLCLWQARHYLNEIAVFPLPTGRLSRRDFLILHRQGEWIEFVEHISSLTGRVLDQLICPALTRSLPQLPADALLPKLTN